One Rhinolophus sinicus isolate RSC01 linkage group LG06, ASM3656204v1, whole genome shotgun sequence DNA window includes the following coding sequences:
- the PHLDB1 gene encoding pleckstrin homology-like domain family B member 1 isoform X9, translated as MDTLNRNQVGSGCKTQAMVQKGPLDLIETGKGLKVQTDKPHLVSLGSGRLSTAITLLPLEEGRTVIGSAAKDISLQGPGLAPEHCYIENLRGTLTLYPCGNACAIDGLPVRQPTRLTQGCMLCLGQSTFLRFNHPAEAKWMKSMIPAGGRAPGPPYSPGPAESESLVNGNHTPQPIARGPSACASHSSLVSSIEKDLQEIMDSLVLEEPGVAGKKPATTCPLVPMANGGRYLLSPPTSPGAMSVGSSYENTSPAFSPLSSPASSGSCASHSPSGQEPAPSMPPLVPARSSSYHLALQPPHSRPSGARFSESPRPGRKGCQERPPSPGLRGLLTDSPAATVLAEACRTTESPRLGGQLPLVAISLSECSASSAHSQPTSIPGSPKFQPPVPAPRNKIGTLQDRPPSPFRELPGTERVLTTSPSRQLVGRTFSDGSATHTLQPPESPYLGRRGLESMRELPPLSPALSRRALSPMPSRNTPDPKLTREVAESPRPRRWAAHGISPEDFSLTLGVRGRRTRSPSPTLGESLAPRKSNFSGRLSPAYSLGSLTGASPRQSPRAQRKLSSGDLVTRERKNSITEISDNEDDLLEYHRRQRQERLREQEMERLERQRLETILNLCAEYSRADGGPEAGELPSIGEATAALALAGRRPSRGLSGATGASGRSNEDPGGASQRLWESVERSDEENLKEECSSTESTQQEHEDAPSSKLQGEVLALEEERAQVLGRVEQLKVRVKELDQQLQESAREAEMERALLQGEKEAERALLQKEQKAADQLQEKLVTLETGIQKERDKERAELATGRRHLEARQALYAELQTQLDNCPESVREQLQEQLRREAEDLETETKLFEDLEFQQLERESRLEEERELAGQGLLRSKAELLRSVAKRKERLAVLDSQAGQIRAQAVQESERLARDKNASLQLLQKEKEKLTMLERRYISLTGGRPFPKTTSTLKEMEKLLLPAVDLEQWYQELMAGLGTGPTAASPHSSPPPLPAKASRQLQVYRSKMDGEATSPLPRTRSGPLPSSSGSSSSSSQLSVATLGRSPSPKSALLTQNGTGSLPRNLAATLQDIETKRQLALQQKVKLLPAEPLPTDDPAGQQVIEEQRRRLAELKQKAAAEAQCQWDALHGAGPFPAGPSGFPPLMHHSILHHLPAGRERGEDSEHAYDTLSLESSDSMETSISTGGNSACSPDNMSSASGLDVGKIEEMEKMLKEAHVEKSRLMESREREIELRRQALEEERKRREQVERRLQSESARRQQLVEKEVKMREKQFSQARPLTRYLPIRKEDFDLKTHIESSGHGVDTCLHVVLSSKVCRGYLVKMGGKIKSWKKRWFVFDRLKRTLSYYVDKHETKLKGIIYFQAIEEVYYDHLRSAAKKRFFSFTMVTESPNPALTFCVKTHDRLYYMVAPSAEAMRIWMDVIVTGAEGYTQFMN; from the exons gcTGCATGTTGTGCCTGGGTCAGTCCACCTTCCTCCGCTTTAACCACCCAGCTGAAGCCAAGTGGATGAAAAGCATGATTCCTGCGGGGGGCCGGGCCCCGGGGCCCCCCTACAGTCCTGGCCCAG CAGAATCAGAAAGCCTGGTGAATGGGAACCACACTCCACAGCCTATAGCCCGAGGACCCTCGGCCTGTGCCAGCCACAGTTCCCTGGTGAGCTCTATTGAGAAGGACCTGCAGGAAATCATGGATTCACTGGTGCTAGAGGAACCTGGAGTTGCTGGAAAGAAGCCTGCCACAACTTGCCCACTGGTGCCAATGGCTAACGGTGGTCGCTACCTGCTGTCCCCCCCAACCAGCCCTGGTGCCATGTCTGTGGGCTCCAGCTATGAGAACACCTCTCCAGCCTTCTCTCCACTTTCCTCACCAGCCAGCAGTGGAAGCTGTGCCAGCCACTCACCCAGTGGGCAGGAGCCAGCGCCTTCCATGCCCCCACTGGTGCCTGCCCGTTCCTCCAGCTACCATCTGGCTCTGCAGCCCCCACACTCCCGACCTAGTGGTGCCCGCTTTTCTGAGAGCCCGCGGCCGGGCAGGAAGGGGTGTCAAGAAAGgcctcccagccctggcctccGGGGTCTGCTGACAGACAGCCCTGCAGCTACTGTCTTGGCGGAGGCGTGCAGAACCACTGAGAGCCCCCGGCTAGGTGGGCAGCTGCCTCTGGTGGCTATCAGCCTGAGTGAATGCTCAGCTTCCAGTGCCCACAGCCAACCCACCAGCATTCCTGGCAGCCCCAAGTTCCAGCCTCCAGTCCCTGCTCCCCGAAACAAGATTGGCACACTTCAGGACCGCCCTCCCAGCCCTTTCCGTGAGCTGCCAGGCACTGAGCGGGTGTTGACAACCAGCCCCTCACGCCAGCTGGTGGGCCGAACATTTTCAGATGGGTCAGCCACCCACACCCTGCAGCCTCCTGAGAGTCCCTACCTGGGCCGGCGGGGCCTGGAGAGTATGCGAGAACTCCCTCCCTTGAGCCCGGCTTTATCCAGAAGGGCTCTTTCCCCCATGCCCTCCCGGAATACCCCAGATCCCAAACTAACCAGGGAAGTGGCAGAGAGTCCCCGACCCCGGCGCTGGGCAGCCCATGGGATTTCACCAGAAGACTTCTCCCTGACATTGGGGGTGCGGGGCCGTAGGACACGGAGCCCTTCACCCACACTCGGCGAGTCCCTCGCACCCCGCAAGAGCAACTTCAGTGGCAGGCTGAGCCCAGCCTATAGTCTGGGTTCTTTGACTGGGGCTTCACCCCGCCAGAGCCCCCGTGCCCAGAGGAAGCTCTCCAGTGGGGACTTAGTCACTCGAGAGCGGAAAAATAGCATCACAGAGATCAGTGACAATGAGGACGACCTCCTGGAGTACCACCGGCGGCAGCGCCAGGAGCGGCTTCGGGAGCAGGAGATGGAGAGGCTG GAACGCCAGCGCCTGGAGACCATCCTGAACCTGTGTGCTGAGTACAGCCGGGCTGACGGGGGACCTGAGGCTGGGGAGCTGCCTAGCATTGGGGAGGCCACGGCAGCACTGGCACTGGCAGGCCGCAGACCCTCACGAGGCCTTTCAGGGGCCACTGGGGCCTCTGGGCGGAGCAACGAGGATCCTGGAGGTGCCAGCCAACGTCTGTGGGAGAGTGTGGAACGCTCAGATGAGGAAAATCTTAAGGAGGAGTGCAGTAGCACTGAGAGCACCCAGCAggag CATGAAGATGCACCCAGCTCGAAGCTCCAGGGAGAGGTGCTGGCCCTCGAAGAGGAGCGGGCTCAGGTGCTAGGGAGAGTGGAGCAGCTCAAGGTCCGCGTGAAGGAGCTGGACCAGCAGCTGCAGGAGTCGGCCCGAGAG GCTGAAATGGAGCGGGCGCTGCTGCAGGGCGAGAAGGAGGCAGAACGGGCACTGCTGCAGAAAGAGCAGAAGGCAGCAGACCAGCTGCAGGAGAAGCTGGTGACCTTGGAGACGGGCATCCAAAAGGAGAGGGACAAG GAGAGGGCGGAGCTGGCCACGGGACGGAGGCACCTGGAGGCCCGCCAGGCGCTCTACGCTGAGCTCCAGACGCAGCTCGATAACTGCCCCGAGTCAGTGCGGGAACAGTTACAGGAGCAGCTGAGAAGG GAGGCAGAGGATCTGGAAACCGAGACAAAGCTCTTTGAGGACTTGGAGTTCCAGCAGCTGGAGCGGGAGAGCCGCCTGGAGGAGGAGCGGGAGCTGGCCGGGCAGGGGCTGCTCCGCAGCAAGGCTGAGCTGCTGCGCAGCGTCGCTAAGCGGAAG GAGCGCCTGGCAGTCCTGGATAGTCAGGCTGGGCAGATCCGGGCTCAGGCTGTGCAAGAATCTGAGCGCTTGGCCCGGGACAAGAACGCTtccctgcagctgctgcagaAG gagaaggagaaattgacAATGTTGGAAAGAAGATACATCTCACTCACTGGGGGCAGGCCTTTTCCGAAGACCACATCGACCCTCAAAGAG ATGGAGAAGCTGCTGCTCCCTGCTGTAGACTTAGAGCAGTGGTACCAGGAACTGATGGCCGGGCTGGGGACTGGCCCCACTGCAGCCTCCCCTCACTCTTCCCCCCCGCCTCTGCCTGCCAAAGCTTCCCGTCAGCTGCAG GTTTACCGCTCCAAGATGGATGGTGAGGCCACCAGTCCCCTGCCCCGCACCCGCAGTGgccccctcccttcttcctctggttcttcttcctcctcctcccagctcagCGTGGCTACCTTGGGCCGTAGCCCCTCCCCAAAG AGTGCTCTGCTCACCCAGAATGGTACAGGCAGCCTTCCTCGCAACCTGGCAGCCACGTTGCAGGACATTGAGACCAAGCGCCAACTGGCCCTGCAGCAGAAGG TCAAGTTGCTTCCTGCTGAGCCCCTCCCAACTGACGACCCAGCAG GGCAGCAGGTGATTGAGGAGCAGCGGCGGCGACTGGCTGAGCTGAAGCAGAAAGCAGCAGCCGAGGCCCAGTGCCAGTGGGACGCCCTGCATGGGGCGGGCCCCTTCCCAGCAGGTCCCTCGGGCTTCCCACCCCTCATGCACCACTCCATCCTGCATCACCTGCCAGCTGGGCGGGAGCGTGGAGAGGACAGCGAGCACGCCTATGATACACTGAGCCTGGAGAGCTCTGACAGCATGGAGACCAGCATCTCCACAGGAGGCAACTCTGCCTGCTCTCCCGACAACATGTCCAG TGCAAGTGGCCTAGACGTGGGGAAGATCGAGGAGATGGAAAAGATGCTGAAAGAAGCTCATGTGGAGAAGAGCCGGCTCATGGAGTCAAGG GAGCGGGAGATAGAGCTACGGCGGCAGgccctggaggaggagaggaagaggagggagcaaGTGGAACGGAGGCTGCAGAGTGAGAGTGCTAGGAGGCAGCAGCTGGTGGAGAAGGAAGTCAAGATGCGAGAGAAACAGTTTTCTCAG GCACGACCTCTGACCCGTTACCTGCCAATCCGGAAGGAGGACTTTGACTTGAAGACCCACATCGAGTCGTCAGGCCATGGCGTCGACACCTGCCTGCACGTGGTGCTCAGCAGCAAG GTCTGCCGTGGCTACTTGGTCAAGATGGGCGGCAAGATTAAATCATGGAAGAAGCGCTGGTTTGTCTTCGACCGGCTCAAGCGCACCCTTTCCTATTATGTGG ACAAGCATGAGACGAAATTGAAGGGGATCATCTATTTCCAGGCCATTGAGGAGGTATACTATGACCACCTTCGTAGTGCAGCCAAG aAGAGGTTTTTCAGCTTCACTATGGTGACTGAG AGCCCGAACCCAGCCCTCACTTTCTGTGTGAAGACCCATGACCGGCTGTACTACATGGTGGCCCCATCTGCAGAGGCCATGCGCATCTGGATGGATGTCATTGTAACAGGGGCTGAGGGCTACACTCAGTTCATGAACTGA
- the PHLDB1 gene encoding pleckstrin homology-like domain family B member 1 isoform X7: protein MDTLNRNQVGSGCKTQAMVQKGPLDLIETGKGLKVQTDKPHLVSLGSGRLSTAITLLPLEEGRTVIGSAAKDISLQGPGLAPEHCYIENLRGTLTLYPCGNACAIDGLPVRQPTRLTQGCMLCLGQSTFLRFNHPAEAKWMKSMIPAGGRAPGPPYSPGPAESESLVNGNHTPQPIARGPSACASHSSLVSSIEKDLQEIMDSLVLEEPGVAGKKPATTCPLVPMANGGRYLLSPPTSPGAMSVGSSYENTSPAFSPLSSPASSGSCASHSPSGQEPAPSMPPLVPARSSSYHLALQPPHSRPSGARFSESPRPGRKGCQERPPSPGLRGLLTDSPAATVLAEACRTTESPRLGGQLPLVAISLSECSASSAHSQPTSIPGSPKFQPPVPAPRNKIGTLQDRPPSPFRELPGTERVLTTSPSRQLVGRTFSDGSATHTLQPPESPYLGRRGLESMRELPPLSPALSRRALSPMPSRNTPDPKLTREVAESPRPRRWAAHGISPEDFSLTLGVRGRRTRSPSPTLGESLAPRKSNFSGRLSPAYSLGSLTGASPRQSPRAQRKLSSGDLVTRERKNSITEISDNEDDLLEYHRRQRQERLREQEMERLERQRLETILNLCAEYSRADGGPEAGELPSIGEATAALALAGRRPSRGLSGATGASGRSNEDPGGASQRLWESVERSDEENLKEECSSTESTQQEHEDAPSSKLQGEVLALEEERAQVLGRVEQLKVRVKELDQQLQESAREAEMERALLQGEKEAERALLQKEQKAADQLQEKLVTLETGIQKERDKEAEDLETETKLFEDLEFQQLERESRLEEERELAGQGLLRSKAELLRSVAKRKERLAVLDSQAGQIRAQAVQESERLARDKNASLQLLQKEKEKLTMLERRYISLTGGRPFPKTTSTLKEYLTLEQLKVMWGTSPMPTTPAPGPPLWAPASWDLVPTTCLPPVLPSSSSFASIMPAPKMEKLLLPAVDLEQWYQELMAGLGTGPTAASPHSSPPPLPAKASRQLQVYRSKMDGEATSPLPRTRSGPLPSSSGSSSSSSQLSVATLGRSPSPKSALLTQNGTGSLPRNLAATLQDIETKRQLALQQKVKLLPAEPLPTDDPAGQQVIEEQRRRLAELKQKAAAEAQCQWDALHGAGPFPAGPSGFPPLMHHSILHHLPAGRERGEDSEHAYDTLSLESSDSMETSISTGGNSACSPDNMSSASGLDVGKIEEMEKMLKEAHVEKSRLMESREREIELRRQALEEERKRREQVERRLQSESARRQQLVEKEVKMREKQFSQARPLTRYLPIRKEDFDLKTHIESSGHGVDTCLHVVLSSKVCRGYLVKMGGKIKSWKKRWFVFDRLKRTLSYYVDKHETKLKGIIYFQAIEEVYYDHLRSAAKKRFFSFTMVTESPNPALTFCVKTHDRLYYMVAPSAEAMRIWMDVIVTGAEGYTQFMN from the exons gcTGCATGTTGTGCCTGGGTCAGTCCACCTTCCTCCGCTTTAACCACCCAGCTGAAGCCAAGTGGATGAAAAGCATGATTCCTGCGGGGGGCCGGGCCCCGGGGCCCCCCTACAGTCCTGGCCCAG CAGAATCAGAAAGCCTGGTGAATGGGAACCACACTCCACAGCCTATAGCCCGAGGACCCTCGGCCTGTGCCAGCCACAGTTCCCTGGTGAGCTCTATTGAGAAGGACCTGCAGGAAATCATGGATTCACTGGTGCTAGAGGAACCTGGAGTTGCTGGAAAGAAGCCTGCCACAACTTGCCCACTGGTGCCAATGGCTAACGGTGGTCGCTACCTGCTGTCCCCCCCAACCAGCCCTGGTGCCATGTCTGTGGGCTCCAGCTATGAGAACACCTCTCCAGCCTTCTCTCCACTTTCCTCACCAGCCAGCAGTGGAAGCTGTGCCAGCCACTCACCCAGTGGGCAGGAGCCAGCGCCTTCCATGCCCCCACTGGTGCCTGCCCGTTCCTCCAGCTACCATCTGGCTCTGCAGCCCCCACACTCCCGACCTAGTGGTGCCCGCTTTTCTGAGAGCCCGCGGCCGGGCAGGAAGGGGTGTCAAGAAAGgcctcccagccctggcctccGGGGTCTGCTGACAGACAGCCCTGCAGCTACTGTCTTGGCGGAGGCGTGCAGAACCACTGAGAGCCCCCGGCTAGGTGGGCAGCTGCCTCTGGTGGCTATCAGCCTGAGTGAATGCTCAGCTTCCAGTGCCCACAGCCAACCCACCAGCATTCCTGGCAGCCCCAAGTTCCAGCCTCCAGTCCCTGCTCCCCGAAACAAGATTGGCACACTTCAGGACCGCCCTCCCAGCCCTTTCCGTGAGCTGCCAGGCACTGAGCGGGTGTTGACAACCAGCCCCTCACGCCAGCTGGTGGGCCGAACATTTTCAGATGGGTCAGCCACCCACACCCTGCAGCCTCCTGAGAGTCCCTACCTGGGCCGGCGGGGCCTGGAGAGTATGCGAGAACTCCCTCCCTTGAGCCCGGCTTTATCCAGAAGGGCTCTTTCCCCCATGCCCTCCCGGAATACCCCAGATCCCAAACTAACCAGGGAAGTGGCAGAGAGTCCCCGACCCCGGCGCTGGGCAGCCCATGGGATTTCACCAGAAGACTTCTCCCTGACATTGGGGGTGCGGGGCCGTAGGACACGGAGCCCTTCACCCACACTCGGCGAGTCCCTCGCACCCCGCAAGAGCAACTTCAGTGGCAGGCTGAGCCCAGCCTATAGTCTGGGTTCTTTGACTGGGGCTTCACCCCGCCAGAGCCCCCGTGCCCAGAGGAAGCTCTCCAGTGGGGACTTAGTCACTCGAGAGCGGAAAAATAGCATCACAGAGATCAGTGACAATGAGGACGACCTCCTGGAGTACCACCGGCGGCAGCGCCAGGAGCGGCTTCGGGAGCAGGAGATGGAGAGGCTG GAACGCCAGCGCCTGGAGACCATCCTGAACCTGTGTGCTGAGTACAGCCGGGCTGACGGGGGACCTGAGGCTGGGGAGCTGCCTAGCATTGGGGAGGCCACGGCAGCACTGGCACTGGCAGGCCGCAGACCCTCACGAGGCCTTTCAGGGGCCACTGGGGCCTCTGGGCGGAGCAACGAGGATCCTGGAGGTGCCAGCCAACGTCTGTGGGAGAGTGTGGAACGCTCAGATGAGGAAAATCTTAAGGAGGAGTGCAGTAGCACTGAGAGCACCCAGCAggag CATGAAGATGCACCCAGCTCGAAGCTCCAGGGAGAGGTGCTGGCCCTCGAAGAGGAGCGGGCTCAGGTGCTAGGGAGAGTGGAGCAGCTCAAGGTCCGCGTGAAGGAGCTGGACCAGCAGCTGCAGGAGTCGGCCCGAGAG GCTGAAATGGAGCGGGCGCTGCTGCAGGGCGAGAAGGAGGCAGAACGGGCACTGCTGCAGAAAGAGCAGAAGGCAGCAGACCAGCTGCAGGAGAAGCTGGTGACCTTGGAGACGGGCATCCAAAAGGAGAGGGACAAG GAGGCAGAGGATCTGGAAACCGAGACAAAGCTCTTTGAGGACTTGGAGTTCCAGCAGCTGGAGCGGGAGAGCCGCCTGGAGGAGGAGCGGGAGCTGGCCGGGCAGGGGCTGCTCCGCAGCAAGGCTGAGCTGCTGCGCAGCGTCGCTAAGCGGAAG GAGCGCCTGGCAGTCCTGGATAGTCAGGCTGGGCAGATCCGGGCTCAGGCTGTGCAAGAATCTGAGCGCTTGGCCCGGGACAAGAACGCTtccctgcagctgctgcagaAG gagaaggagaaattgacAATGTTGGAAAGAAGATACATCTCACTCACTGGGGGCAGGCCTTTTCCGAAGACCACATCGACCCTCAAAGAG TACCTGACACTTGAGCAGCTAAAGGTGATGTGGGGCACCTCGCCCATGCCCACAACCCCTGCGCCAGGCCCGCCTCTCTGGGCCCCTGCTTCCTGGGACCTGGTTCCCACCACCTGCCTTCCTCCTGTGctgccctcttcttcctccttcgcTTCTATCATGCCTGCACCCAAG ATGGAGAAGCTGCTGCTCCCTGCTGTAGACTTAGAGCAGTGGTACCAGGAACTGATGGCCGGGCTGGGGACTGGCCCCACTGCAGCCTCCCCTCACTCTTCCCCCCCGCCTCTGCCTGCCAAAGCTTCCCGTCAGCTGCAG GTTTACCGCTCCAAGATGGATGGTGAGGCCACCAGTCCCCTGCCCCGCACCCGCAGTGgccccctcccttcttcctctggttcttcttcctcctcctcccagctcagCGTGGCTACCTTGGGCCGTAGCCCCTCCCCAAAG AGTGCTCTGCTCACCCAGAATGGTACAGGCAGCCTTCCTCGCAACCTGGCAGCCACGTTGCAGGACATTGAGACCAAGCGCCAACTGGCCCTGCAGCAGAAGG TCAAGTTGCTTCCTGCTGAGCCCCTCCCAACTGACGACCCAGCAG GGCAGCAGGTGATTGAGGAGCAGCGGCGGCGACTGGCTGAGCTGAAGCAGAAAGCAGCAGCCGAGGCCCAGTGCCAGTGGGACGCCCTGCATGGGGCGGGCCCCTTCCCAGCAGGTCCCTCGGGCTTCCCACCCCTCATGCACCACTCCATCCTGCATCACCTGCCAGCTGGGCGGGAGCGTGGAGAGGACAGCGAGCACGCCTATGATACACTGAGCCTGGAGAGCTCTGACAGCATGGAGACCAGCATCTCCACAGGAGGCAACTCTGCCTGCTCTCCCGACAACATGTCCAG TGCAAGTGGCCTAGACGTGGGGAAGATCGAGGAGATGGAAAAGATGCTGAAAGAAGCTCATGTGGAGAAGAGCCGGCTCATGGAGTCAAGG GAGCGGGAGATAGAGCTACGGCGGCAGgccctggaggaggagaggaagaggagggagcaaGTGGAACGGAGGCTGCAGAGTGAGAGTGCTAGGAGGCAGCAGCTGGTGGAGAAGGAAGTCAAGATGCGAGAGAAACAGTTTTCTCAG GCACGACCTCTGACCCGTTACCTGCCAATCCGGAAGGAGGACTTTGACTTGAAGACCCACATCGAGTCGTCAGGCCATGGCGTCGACACCTGCCTGCACGTGGTGCTCAGCAGCAAG GTCTGCCGTGGCTACTTGGTCAAGATGGGCGGCAAGATTAAATCATGGAAGAAGCGCTGGTTTGTCTTCGACCGGCTCAAGCGCACCCTTTCCTATTATGTGG ACAAGCATGAGACGAAATTGAAGGGGATCATCTATTTCCAGGCCATTGAGGAGGTATACTATGACCACCTTCGTAGTGCAGCCAAG aAGAGGTTTTTCAGCTTCACTATGGTGACTGAG AGCCCGAACCCAGCCCTCACTTTCTGTGTGAAGACCCATGACCGGCTGTACTACATGGTGGCCCCATCTGCAGAGGCCATGCGCATCTGGATGGATGTCATTGTAACAGGGGCTGAGGGCTACACTCAGTTCATGAACTGA